From one Lolium rigidum isolate FL_2022 chromosome 4, APGP_CSIRO_Lrig_0.1, whole genome shotgun sequence genomic stretch:
- the LOC124647708 gene encoding uncharacterized protein LOC124647708, with product MACDLPPPPLPKKPRSRPAAPTTICALGDDLLREIFLRLPSLPTLVRAALTCHSSLRAVRSSPAFRRRFRELHSPPLLGIFLHIFESDTPAFRPLRPRSDPGLTAAICGSDFFLTRLPGGDNGSAPAWLIRDCHDGYVLLLSCNSDHIAVYNPLTRALHLFPKPPEEICEDMRVEYHVLSPEEDQGPFRVICVCHEDYGAQAAVLSSETREWQILPWVDAASMLQLALQPDYNEKYSPDDGKLVNGSIYWIAESLVTARVLNIATLQFSRIDLPHVEGQEALTAGEARDGKLCIVCTIKLTLVVWLWGTDGDGLERWMLDKRYPLERAIDELRHRFTGDDVFLKVMAIENGFVYLSAYCEVDPKLPGWFLSFCLDTEELNWLCPILHADDMYPYIMAWPPSLVLNEVRPRLEAQQLELKSE from the exons ATGGCATGtgacctgccgccgccgccgctgccgaagaAGCCGAGATCCCGACCAGCAGCTCCGACCACCATATGCGCCCTCGGCGACGATCTCCTGCGCGAGATATTTCTCCGCCTCCCCTCACTACCTACTCTCGTCCGCGCGGCCCTCACCTGCCACTCCTCCCTCCGCGCCGTCCGCTCATCCCCCGCCTTCCGCCGCCGCTTCCGCGAGCTCCATTCGCCCCCACTCCTCGGCATATTCCTCCACATCTTCGAGTCCGACACCCCTGCTTTCCGCCCGCTTCGCCCGCGCTCCGATCCGGGCCTCACCGCGGCCATCTGCGGCTCTGATTTCTTCCTCACCCGCCTTCCAGGCGGCGACAATGGCTCCGCCCCCGCGTGGTTAATCAGGGACTGCCACGATGGGTACGTTCTTCTCCTTAGCTGTAACAGCGATCACATAGCCGTCTACAACCCCCTCACACGTGCCTTGCATCTCTTCCCCAAGCCGCCCGAGGAGATCTGCGAAGACATGCGCGTTGAGTACCATGTCCTCTCCCCCGAAGAAGACCAAGGTCCGTTCCGCGTTATCTGCGTCTGTCACGAAGACTACGGAGCGCAAGCCGCTGTCCTCTCATCAGAAACCAGAGAGTGGCAGATTTTACCATGGGTGGACGCTGCAAGTATGCTGCAGCTTGCGTTGCAGCCTGACTATAACGAGAAGTATAGCCCTGACGATGGAAAGCTGGTAAATGGCTCCATCTATTGGATAGCAGAGAGTCTAGTCACCGCGCGCGTGCTCAACATCGCTACATTGCAGTTCTCTCGGATCGATCTGCCTCATGTAGAAGGGCAAGAAGCACTTACTGCCGGTGAGGCCAGGGATGGGAAGCTCTGTATCGTGTGCACCATTAAACTCACGCTGGTTGTTTGGCTCTGGGGAACCGATGGTGATGGTTTGGAGAGATGGATGTTGGACAAGAGATATCCGCTGGAGCGGGCGATTGATGAGCTCAGGCACCGTTTCACGGGTGATGATGTTTTTCTGAAGGTTATGGCGATTGAAAATGGATTTGTCTACTTGTCTGCTTACTGTGAGGTGGATCCCAAGTTACCTGGCTGGTTCCTATCCTTCTGCCTTGACACGGAAGAGCTTAATTGGCTCTGTCCCATCCTTCACGCTGACGATATGTATCCCTACATCATGGCGTGGCCTCCTTCTTTGGTACTCAACGAGGTGAGGCCTCGACTCGAAG CCCAGCAGCTCGAGTTAAAGTCTGAGTGA